In bacterium, the sequence CTTCCTCGATCACACGGAAACCTGGACGTTCAAGACCGGCGAGCAGGTCCAACACACCTTCGCGACCGTGCACGAAATGAAGGACGGAAAGATCTCCCTCTGGAACGACTACTGGGACGTCCAGAATTTCGTCAGCCAGTTCCCCCCGTGGTTCCTCGAAAAGATGGCAGAGAGCAGCGCAGCAGACTTCGGAGGGGAATAGGCCCGGAACCGTCTCAAGTCGCAACTCGGAGCCTCCGAGACGAAACCTTGCGCCCGGGCGAGCCCGGGGATACGGTCCCTATACCCTCCAGGGGTATCAGTCATGCGGATGATTCTCCTCCAACTCGGTCTAGCTCTCAGCCTGCTCGCGCGAGGTCCGTTCTGTGACGTCTTGTGTGAAGCTCCTGCCGTCGAGGTCGCAGAGGCTGCCCCGGGCCAGCATGGCATGACGGATGACGCGCCCTGCCACAGCGATTCATCGGGCGGGGCAAAGGGAAGCAAGCCGTCACCGGTGAATTCCCACGATTCCTGCTCCATCTGTGAAGACCTGATCCTTGCCTCGATCGATCCCCCGCCGGCTGGAGCATGGATCGATCTGCGCGTTTCGAGAAGTTCCGTTCATGAATCCCCGAGCCAGGCCGCGCGGCAACCCTTGGCGCTCTCGAGCCCACGATCGGGTCAGCCAGAACCACCCGACATCCTTCTCCTGAAGTCGACACTTCTCATCTGAGAAGCCGCACGCCTCGGCGCCCAGCCAAGAACGGCTGAGCCGAGGAAAGGCGCGCACCGGAATCGGTGCGCTCATGGCCTGGCTGCGACGCGCTTCGTATCGCAGTCCCGATGCGATTCGAGCTTCAAGAGAGAATCATGGAAAACGCGTCACCCATCATGGCCGGTCGCGCATGGACGGGAACAGGGATCGCCGCATGGGCGTTCTGCCTTCTCCTACTTCCGGTCGGCGCCGCCGGGGAATCCGTGCCTTCACCGCTCCCGCTTGGCTGGTGTCTCGAACGGGCCGCCGCCGAGAACCCTGCGATCGCCGAGGAACGCGCCCTCGCCGATGCCGCCAGCGCACGAATCCACTACGCCGACTCACTGGAGGACCCCCGATTCCACTACGAGGCCAGCAACATCCCGACCGGCGACCTCGATTTCGGCTCGACCCCCCTTTCGGGCCACCAATTGGGGCTCAGCCAGCGCATTCCCTTCCCGGGTGTCCTCACGAACCGCCGCAGCGCAGCCACAGAAAACGCCCGTGCGGCGGAACACGCCCACGAAGATCGCGCAGGACGAATCGCTTCCGGAGTCGAGATCGCGTGGGCCGAACTCGGCTTCGCTCAGCGTGCACTCAAGATCACCACGCGGAACATGGAGCTTCTGAGGCAACTCGTGCAGGTTGCTGAGGCGAAGTACAGGGTCGGAACGGGCCGCCAACAAGATGTCCTCCGCGCCCAGGTCGAATTGACAGCTTTGCTCGATGAGCAGCTTGCCCGGACCTCCGCGATCGAGCGCGCATCGGCTGAGCTGAACGAACTGCTCGACCTGGAGCCTGGCAGCCGATTCCCGACGACAGAGCGCCTCCTCGACGCGTCCCCCGTGCCCGATCTGCTTGAACTCCACGCTACCCTGGAAGAAACGAATCCGAAGCTCCTCTCACTTCAGGCCAAGGTCGCGGAGGCGGAACGCATCGTCCGAACGACCGAGCTCGAGGGCTACCCGGACTTCGACTTCGGCCTGGGCTACCGCATTCGCGAAGAAGTCGAAGGGGATACGGTGGACGGCGACGATTTCTTGAGCGCGTCGGTCACGCTCCGCCTGCCGATCGATCGCTCGAAATGGAACGCGAAGAAGGCCGAAAAGCAGGCTTTGCTGCGCCGCTCGCGAGCAGCCTACCGTCGATCTCGCGGAGCGCTCTTCTCCTCTCTTCGATCGGCCCATGCCGAACTGATTCGGGCCGACTCCGAGGGCGCCCTTCTGGAAACCGGTCTGGTACCCCAGGCCCGACAGTCGCTGGAATCAAGCCGCTCCGCCTACGCCGTCGGACGGATCGAGTTCCTCAGTGTTCTCGATAGCCAGGTTCGCCTGCTGAACGCGGAGCTTCGATTGATCCGTGCCCAGGCCGATCGAAGGCAGGCCTTTGCATCCCTCGAAGCCACCGCTGGGGAGACCCTCCGATGAACCAACGGATTCTTCAGATCGTTCTCGTGGGCTGCGTTGCGCTTGCAGCCGGATGGTGGGGCCGGGGCCTTTTGGCGGGGCAGCAGACGACGGATGGAAGAACCATCGAACCCGCGGACGATCGCTGCGCAGGGGGAGCCGCGCCGCTCTACTGGAAGGCACCGATGGACCCGACCTACGTTCGCGACGAGCCTGGGAAATCCCCGATGGGCATGGATCTGGTTCCTGTCTGCGCGACGGCGGGGATGGCCCGGTCGGACGGCGCCATCGAGATCAGCCCGCAGACCATCCAGAACATCGGTGTTCGTACGGAAGAAGTGACGCGGCGAGACCTGAGCCGTTCGATCCGCGCCCTCGGACGTATCGCCTATGACGAAACCCGCGTGACGCATGTGCATACCAAGGTCCAGGGCTGGGTCGAGGCGCTCCATGTCGATTTCGTCGGACAGCGGGTAAGGAAGGGCCAACCGCTTCTGGAGGTGTACTCACCGGAACTCGTCGCCACCCAGGAGGAGCTTCTCCTCGCCGCGCGCTACCAGGCGGCCACCCAGGACAGCCCGTTCGAGGATGTGCGCGGCAGTGGCGCTTCTCTGCAGGAAGCGACGAGACGCCGACTCGAGCTCAGGGACATCTCCGAGCGGGACATCGAGAAGCTCCTCGAGACGGGGGAAATCAAGAAGACGCTCACTCTCTACGCGCCGACCAGCGGCATCGTCACGGATCTCGGAGTTCGTAGCGGGATGGAGGTCGGCCCCAACCAGAACCTCTACACCATCGCCGACGTCTCGAAAGTCTGGGTACGGGCAGAGGTATACGAATACGAGCTTCCCTGGCTCTCGCTCGGCCAGACCGGAGTGGTGGAACTCTCCTACCTGCCAGGCAAGATCCACTCCGGCCCGCTCACCTATATCTCACCGTTCCTCGATCCGAAGACGCGCACCGCCGAGGTGCGATTGGAGCTTGCGAACCCGGACGGCGAACTTCGTCCCGAAATGTTCGGCAACACCCTGCTTCAGGGCTCACCACGGAAGGACGTGATCGCCATTCCTTCGGAGTCCGTCATTCGCTCCGGGAGAAGAAGCCTCGTCATTCGAGCGCTTGGTGAGGGTCGATTCGAACCTCGCAATGTCTCACTGGGAATGGACTCCGGTGACGGCTGGCTCGAGATCACGGATGGACTCGCGGTGGGAGACGAAATCGTCGTGTCGAGTCAGTTCCTGATCGATAGCGAGAGCAACCTCCAGGAAGCCATCCGAAAACTCCTCGTCACCTCGGAAACCGACGAGACGGAAGCCCACGAAGGAACGCGGGAGATGCCCATGGGCGGGAAGCCTCCCATGGATCACTCGGCGCCCTCCTCCCACGAGGGTGAAGGGGAGTAACGCTGTGCTGAAACGGATCGTCGAGGCCTCAGCCAACAACCCTTTCTTCGTAGCGATTGAAATCGTGACTCTCCTGGCATGGGGGGCATACGCCGTCCTGAACACCCCGCTCGATGCCATCCCAGACCTCTCGGACATCCAGGTCATCGTGTTCACGGAAGTTCCGGGCCAGGCGCCCCAGGTCGTCGAAGATCAGGTGACCTACCCGCTGACGACCGCCATGCTGGCCGTCCCCTTTGCCAAGGTCGTTCGCGGCTATTCCTTCTTCGGTTCTTCGTTCGTCTACATCATCTTCGAAGATGGAACCGATCTCTATTGGGCCCGCAGCCGAGTCCTGGAGGCCTTGAACTTCGTCTCCGGTCGTCTTCCCGATAGTGTCACACCGACCCTGGGCCCCGACGCGACGGGTGTAGGCTGGATCTACGAGTACGCACTCGTCGATCGAACGGGGAAGCGCGACCTTTCGGAGCTTCGTTCG encodes:
- a CDS encoding TolC family protein; this encodes MENASPIMAGRAWTGTGIAAWAFCLLLLPVGAAGESVPSPLPLGWCLERAAAENPAIAEERALADAASARIHYADSLEDPRFHYEASNIPTGDLDFGSTPLSGHQLGLSQRIPFPGVLTNRRSAATENARAAEHAHEDRAGRIASGVEIAWAELGFAQRALKITTRNMELLRQLVQVAEAKYRVGTGRQQDVLRAQVELTALLDEQLARTSAIERASAELNELLDLEPGSRFPTTERLLDASPVPDLLELHATLEETNPKLLSLQAKVAEAERIVRTTELEGYPDFDFGLGYRIREEVEGDTVDGDDFLSASVTLRLPIDRSKWNAKKAEKQALLRRSRAAYRRSRGALFSSLRSAHAELIRADSEGALLETGLVPQARQSLESSRSAYAVGRIEFLSVLDSQVRLLNAELRLIRAQADRRQAFASLEATAGETLR
- a CDS encoding efflux RND transporter periplasmic adaptor subunit; the encoded protein is MNQRILQIVLVGCVALAAGWWGRGLLAGQQTTDGRTIEPADDRCAGGAAPLYWKAPMDPTYVRDEPGKSPMGMDLVPVCATAGMARSDGAIEISPQTIQNIGVRTEEVTRRDLSRSIRALGRIAYDETRVTHVHTKVQGWVEALHVDFVGQRVRKGQPLLEVYSPELVATQEELLLAARYQAATQDSPFEDVRGSGASLQEATRRRLELRDISERDIEKLLETGEIKKTLTLYAPTSGIVTDLGVRSGMEVGPNQNLYTIADVSKVWVRAEVYEYELPWLSLGQTGVVELSYLPGKIHSGPLTYISPFLDPKTRTAEVRLELANPDGELRPEMFGNTLLQGSPRKDVIAIPSESVIRSGRRSLVIRALGEGRFEPRNVSLGMDSGDGWLEITDGLAVGDEIVVSSQFLIDSESNLQEAIRKLLVTSETDETEAHEGTREMPMGGKPPMDHSAPSSHEGEGE